The sequence gggtatcgggtaccctatacccgaaaaattaggggtcggggtcgggttcgggtagttAGGGtgtaaaaaaatcgggtatcgggtatacccgatcgggtatcgggtatacccgaaatacccgattttaaattattgaattaaatttaattttttaagtttGAATCAATTAAGTTTGAAACCCAAACGGCCAAACCCTATTCCCTGCCTCTAACTTCAGCCGAATCCGCCCCCATTCCCTGCCTCCCCGTCCCGCCTCCGGCCTCCCACCCAGCGGCGCGCCGGCGCCTCTCATCTGCCCGTCGTCGCCCTCCTACGCCACCACTCGGCCTCTCCCTGTTCCTGTTCCAGTTCCAGTCCCCGTCCCCGTCGAACCCACCCACAGCGGCGCGCCTCCCACTCCCCGTCGAACCCACCCACAGCCGACGTCGCAGTTAGCACTCCAGGCCTCCACCGGCCACCGCCCCGCCTCCGAGCTCGAACAGCACAGCAGTCGCCAGTCAGCAGGTATGcttcttcctttttcttttgcggatttctcttcaatttttttttgactttGTGGAGTCTAATTTCAATCATTAATCGGGtaatttcgggtacccgaatacccgaatcGGATACCCgattcgggtattagggtacccgatttcagaatcgggttcgggatcgggtaggGGTTTTGGTcaattttcgggttcgggtacccgatttttttggatagggtacccgaacccgacccgattcccaatAGTTTGGGATCATGATACCTtcaatatttatgtatatatatacataatgtccattaaaaaaaagtatatacatAATGTGAACAATTAAATAGTTTGGGATCGGATCTAGTAATgcgagtattatttattttattattatatatatacattaaccTACCCAAAAAAAAGGATCAAGGTTGGTGCACAAAGGGTAGAAGcatgttataattttttatggGGCTTCAAATACGACAAATATAAAAACAGTATAATGGATAAAGTGTAGTGGCGTGGCTCACAATATTCTATTCCAACCCCATTTGCTAATAAACGACGAAGATTGAGTTTTGGAATATTGCAATCCTAAAATGGccaaattaattattactattttttactatatattattGTCTTCTATTCATTACACTTATTGAGTCATTTGACTAGTCAGTGATTAATGATTGtgctatttttttaattcaatttctcttttttaagaaaaaaaaaaagcaaaagtaTGGATTGAATCATTTCATATGACCGCCGTAATTATACTATTGGTTGGtttccctaataataataataataataataataatataaaaggaAATAATTGATTATGGTGAATTAGCTAAAATTTGTGAAATTGGTTTCATCGTGtatatgtttttgtttttatttggcTAAAAAACAATTGGACTTGCTGAATTAGTTTAAATTGGGTTGTTATTTTAGTTTATGCCTTCACTCTCATTTCGATATCAATATATAGTATGCTTTTTATCTTAAAAAAAGATATTATACTTAATTAGTCGATTACTATATATCCCATGTTGAGATAAAAGTGTGTTCAAATTTGAAGTGTAGAAAATAATGATTTCGATAACAAAAAAGAGAGAGCATATAGCACTTAGTCAATCCCATACTTAAAAATCGAATTGAAACGTGACATTTTCCATACGTGTGTCGGCAAAAACAAAATGGCCATCTACATCTTGTCAATCAAATTATCAAAATGATTCTTATAATTTTGTCTATTTTCAAGTATGCAAAATTATATTGCAAtatcaaaaacaaaaatttgtTTTTGTGTTGCACTCATGAAGTGTGAAGAAAATGGAAAACGACGTCATTGCAAACACTCAtaataataaattcaattagtgtttagtaataaaattaaacatatgaatttaataaacttaaatagataataaaaaAGATTTATGTACCTCAATaccattttatattttaaacttcGATTTTTAATCCTTTTTATGTTGTATACATAAACATATGAGTTTTGTTATGTTTATCATTATTTGTTACATTTTGTAACAAATAATGATTAATCGTATTCGTCTACTCTTGAATGATTGATTAAATACGTGTGGTGTGGTTACATATTTTAAAAAGGAAATTTGCATAGACATAAATATGATGATTAATTAATCGAAAGTAATAATTATATAGTTTATTGGTtaatatgataaatttctattttaagaCTATGTATATgaatagaaaaaaattattattttcaataagTCATAATCattattatatactatatatagatCTCATTGTGATCTATTGTATCGTATGGGCCTCATGGTCTTTGAGCAAGCTTTTGAATTTTGATCATTCAATTAAAAaacatcacacacacacacacacacacattaaaaTGCAAAATACTATATTAGGAAGAGTGATGAAAACCACTAAATTTCATAAAacacataataaattaataacgtacatacatataaaataaaaaaaaggcaTATCATTTAAATCTAGCAAAATAATCAAATCAACTAATATGCCCACTTATGGCACAACACTACTAGTCTACTATAGTATTATTAATGTCATATGTCACTAGTCTATTAtagtattattaattattaatgcCATATGTCACTtagcaataaaaaaaaaaaaaaaaaaaaaaaaatccgatCCTCACTTCGAAAGTTTGAAACGTTTCAATTAATTACAACACTATCCTTACCACTCattttttattcctttttttgTAATTACAGACAAAGGTACCCTTGAGAATCAGCCCATGTAAAAAACATGGTAATAAAAAATTTTAGTTAATTTGctcaaaacatttttttttcttttcttgaaaatGTGGAAGGCTAAATGAAGTTGCACAGTGAGAAAGAAGAAGATCTATGATCAATATGCAATAATAGTTACATAGCTAATCATGCAATATGATTGATTGTCTTCTAActcaaatcaatcaatcaaaatcaatcaatcaaCCAATACATAAACCTCAAACTCACCCTCCCCTCCTGCTATGATTCTGCCTCCAAATTCTGCAGATTCCATTATCAAACCAGTTGCAAGAATCTTTGATGAGACTCCCCTCCCAGATTCTTGGTGATGGATCTTTCTAGAAGCTTCCGTATCGGTGAAGGAAGATGTCGTCAATCGGCAGACGCAAAACCGCGGTGGGTGTCACCTTTGTCGGATGGCCCCCCATGCAGCTCCCTCAGCATAGCAAGGCCGGCATCACTGTTGCTGTTAGGTATCCGGTTTTCTCCGGTGGATGGCCTCACTCCGGAATTGGGCGTGTAGGTTGTCGACCAAGATCCTCCGTTTGATCCGGCCAACGCCATTATGACATCCGCCTGATGTGGATCACAAGAGAGAAAAATGTAAGAACTTTAAAAAACATATGCTAACAAAGTTCCTAGTGTAGGCTTTTGGTGCTCGTttattcccctcctcttgagggGAATAAACGAGATCCCAAAATCACCTTCATCGCCCGTGCATTGTCATCAACGACAAGCTAGACAGCATTAGTACTCgtatatatatttctaaaaaTTGGAAGCAAAATTGTTTGAATTCTATAATGTGGAACTAAATGTTATCCCACTTCTTTTTCCTCCAATGCCTCACTTTCTTTCGACTCGATCTCTTGAAACCATCAACAAGTTCAGAAGGGCCATTGGGATTTCTATCGCGGTCATGGGTGTCTATATCTTTTCTCGGACAAGAGGATTTCTATCTAGTCTTGCTTCTTTATTGATCTTCAAAAAATGCACCAAGACAGGCATTTGAGTTGCTACGTCTCTCGACTATCAAGCCTTACAAAATCCATCACCAAGCTCTCTCCCTACCTACCACGAGCACAGCCCAGGTCATCACTCACCATGCTCCTATTTTCTCAAGAAACGTAAGCCACGATGACTATCTATACTCTACAGAGTTGTTACTGCTTGCTCCCTTCGTCAACATCCCCAATTCAAGTCGATTACAACACAAGATAAGCTAATCTTATAAACCAATACACTACCAAAATTTCACAATTCTGACATAAAATAAGTGTTCTAGTTGTAGTTCAATTTCTAATAAAATTCATGCTTCCCTCTCTCCTTGAATGGAAAATTCAAGTTCTAGGATCAAACGAAACAAAAGAACCCTCTTTTTCCCCAATACTGCAATAGAAGTTCTATGACAGTCTCACGAGTCACGAAGTGATTAAATCTGCAAAATCACTAAATACTCCAAAGATAAGCATAAAAAAAGGACCTTGTTTGGATGAACATTGTCAAAAACATGCGCTTGGCCCCCATAAAATATTGTCATTTGACGACCAGAAGATTCTGCTCCACGCCGGCTGTCATGGGatcaattaaaatatagtttatCAATCATTTCAGGTCAATTACTGAGGCACAAAATAGTAAAACAGAACCAGAGTCCTGAATTAACCTGGGCGTAGTAGAAGACTCCGGTTCAGAAATGCAAGCGCCGGATTTACTTTTACCACTGCGTATGAGCACCCCTGCAGGCTGTCTCCCACTACCAGAGATAGCTCCAGCTGCATTGAACGAGCTCAAAATCCCGGATCCTTTGATTCCAGTCCGCGATCCTTCATCAGCAGCCGTTTGTGACATTAGAGAAGGACCGACATTTGTTTCTTTAAACCTGTTCGACTGGGCATGGTAGCCAAACGGCATGACCTGTCCAGTACGTGGAGGATACTGCATAGCTGGGCCCGGGTTTACCGCTGTAGCTCTATCCCATTTGGAAGGATTGTTATCAGTTCTACCACCAGTTGAAGTCTGAGATATGAAAGAGGCCGAAAGTGGCCTCATTTGATGCATACCGAAGGATGCCTCCTCGTCATGTGGGCGTTTAGGCCGCTCGCCCCCTGAATAGCGTAGCAGCTGATATAGAACAAAACTCCCAATATTAGAGTATGCTGTGAACCACACAAATATGAGCCTCAGCCATCATAAGACTGCAAAACTTGTTATCAAATACAAACTAAATTTACGAAGTGTAAAACTGATTGTGGCGTACAAAGAGATGATAAAAGGAACAACCTTAGTCAAGAGCTGGCTGTCTTGCGAATCCGTAGGCCCTTGTGGAAATTTATCCCTTGACGACATCATGAAAGAATCAGAGTTGCTTCGTTTGTTGCTCATGAATCTGTTACTACTTTCAGGCACGACAACATCGCCTCTTGATCCATAAAATGGTATCCCTTCCAAGTGATTGCTGACATGTCTTTCTAACATtattgatgaaaaaaaaaaaaaaaaaaacatcaaacaTCAATTTCTTTAAGTAGTCATCAACAATCATGGCATCATAGTTTATCAAAGATGAACACCATTCAATTTACTTTCGATTTCTTCAAGTGCTTCCACATGCTAAGTTCATGGGTAAAGGAATCCAATaaacacaacacacacacacacactaatgGACACAAATTTAAAGTGGAGTTTTAGCAATATTTTTGTAGTAAAAAGCCAATAAGTTTTCCTATAAAGGCCCAATGAACTACTCCACCAATGACCTCACATGAAACCACTCCACTCTCGAAGGAACCAAATTACAAAAAGAGAGCTGCATAATTCAAGACTTCAACAAGTAGATTTACCCAAAGTTAGCTACAAATTAAACTTGAAATGGAAACCTAAAGTCACTATATCATCTTGCAAGTGAAAATCCAAATCACACTCACACTGTCACGCCATACACTGGCCCTATAAAATCGTGCAAACATATAGAATTGAAAAAATTCCCCCAAACAACTGATCACTGACATGTCTTTCTAACATGATTGATGCAAAAAACAACTACCAAACAACAATTTCTTCGAGTAGTCATTCAATTTACTTTCGATTTGTTCAAGCGCTTCCACATGCTAAGTCACAGGGAAAGAAACACAACCAACACACATTAAAGTGGAGTTTTAGCAACAATTTGCAGCAAACAAAAAGTTTTCCTATAAAACCATATAAACTGTTGTCCAAATACAATATACACCAAAAGGAGAGGCCCAATGAACTACTCCACCAATGACCTCACACAAAACAACTCCACTGTCAAAGCAGACTAATTCACAAAAAAGATAGATGCATAATTCAAGACTTCAACAAGTAGATTTACCCAAAATTAACCACAAATTAAACTTGTAATGGAAACATAAAAGTTACTGTAGTCTATATCATCTTGCAAGTGAAAACCTAAACATTCACAGTGCCACACAACACACCAACCCAAAcaaactctgaataaaatagCACAAACTTATAGAATTGAAAACATGCCCCCAAACACCTGATTAAAATTATCACAAccaccaaagaaaaaaaaaagcaagaCTGGGCAAAATATTAAGTAAAAAAATCTTCTCACCGGAGCCCAGATCAGAAGTG comes from Salvia miltiorrhiza cultivar Shanhuang (shh) chromosome 3, IMPLAD_Smil_shh, whole genome shotgun sequence and encodes:
- the LOC131015276 gene encoding protein TIFY 8, with amino-acid sequence MAHAHSNCKNNRAAATINAGGESEVKPATFHDFLGDKGQPQDSAPPPPEVSPSATSDLGSERHVSNHLEGIPFYGSRGDVVVPESSNRFMSNKRSNSDSFMMSSRDKFPQGPTDSQDSQLLTKLLRYSGGERPKRPHDEEASFGMHQMRPLSASFISQTSTGGRTDNNPSKWDRATAVNPGPAMQYPPRTGQVMPFGYHAQSNRFKETNVGPSLMSQTAADEGSRTGIKGSGILSSFNAAGAISGSGRQPAGVLIRSGKSKSGACISEPESSTTPSRRGAESSGRQMTIFYGGQAHVFDNVHPNKADVIMALAGSNGGSWSTTYTPNSGVRPSTGENRIPNSNSDAGLAMLRELHGGPSDKGDTHRGFASAD